The Claveliimonas bilis genome window below encodes:
- a CDS encoding phage portal protein codes for MYEMDIKKYLNKAGYDTVDASFYSLIRTWKSWYVGDVNKFHRYKMYNGKEHISCRRLGLGMAKKLSEDIADLLLNERVQITIQDKETNEFVMNVLDNNNFWVIGNDYQERKAYTGTVAYVPYLDDIEVSENGAVIPGDTGKVKINYVSAANIYPLSWCNGYISECAFVFPKVIGTEKYAHIQLHILEDGMYVIENHVVECTAGAGKEIHTENWRELHGFETMSEKIYTGSPERQFVIDRLNIANNSDIDNPMGVAIFANSIDVLRGIDTVYDSYINEFLLGKKRIFAAPELMGEDILGNPVFDPNDVVFYQLPEGYLKDGGKPIETVDMEIRAEAHEKAINDNLNMLSMKCGFGQNHYKFENGSVQTATQVISENSDMYRAISKHELILEDVLDELIRIIARLGSVLGVKTNPETEIVINFDDSIIEDKTAERQQDRQDVSMGVMSHAEYRAKWYGETLKEAQSKLPEQNRVME; via the coding sequence ATGTATGAGATGGACATTAAGAAATATTTGAATAAAGCAGGGTATGATACGGTGGACGCTTCGTTTTATTCCCTCATCCGCACATGGAAAAGCTGGTACGTCGGCGATGTGAATAAATTCCATAGATACAAGATGTACAACGGCAAGGAACACATTTCATGTCGGAGACTTGGCCTTGGAATGGCAAAAAAACTGTCCGAAGATATTGCGGATCTGCTGCTGAATGAGCGGGTACAGATTACCATTCAGGATAAAGAGACGAACGAATTTGTCATGAACGTCCTGGATAACAATAATTTCTGGGTAATCGGGAACGATTATCAGGAAAGAAAAGCCTATACAGGAACCGTGGCCTATGTGCCATATCTTGATGATATTGAGGTGAGTGAGAACGGCGCTGTTATTCCAGGAGATACAGGAAAAGTAAAAATTAATTATGTTTCTGCAGCAAATATATATCCGCTTTCGTGGTGCAATGGGTATATATCAGAGTGCGCCTTTGTTTTTCCGAAGGTTATTGGGACAGAGAAGTATGCACACATACAGCTTCATATTTTGGAAGATGGAATGTATGTGATAGAAAATCATGTTGTAGAATGCACCGCGGGGGCAGGAAAGGAGATACATACAGAAAATTGGCGTGAGTTGCATGGATTTGAAACAATGTCGGAAAAAATTTATACCGGATCACCAGAACGGCAATTTGTGATTGACCGCTTGAATATTGCAAATAATTCGGATATTGACAATCCAATGGGAGTTGCTATTTTTGCGAATAGTATCGATGTTCTAAGGGGGATTGACACGGTATACGATTCGTATATTAACGAATTTCTTCTTGGAAAGAAGAGAATATTTGCGGCGCCGGAATTGATGGGCGAAGATATCCTTGGGAATCCGGTGTTTGATCCAAATGATGTTGTGTTTTATCAGCTGCCTGAAGGCTATTTGAAAGATGGCGGAAAACCAATTGAAACAGTCGATATGGAAATCCGTGCAGAGGCCCATGAAAAAGCAATTAACGATAATCTAAACATGTTATCTATGAAATGTGGCTTTGGACAAAATCATTATAAATTTGAAAATGGAAGTGTCCAAACAGCGACACAAGTAATATCCGAAAACAGTGATATGTACCGGGCTATCAGTAAACATGAACTGATTTTGGAAGATGTATTGGATGAATTGATTCGGATTATTGCCCGCCTTGGAAGTGTCCTTGGTGTTAAAACAAATCCTGAAACAGAGATTGTTATTAATTTTGATGATTCAATTATCGAAGATAAAACGGCTGAAAGACAGCAGGATCGTCAGGATGTCAGCATGGGAGTGATGAGCCATGCTGAATATCGAGCCAAGTGGTACGGCGAAACGCTGAAAGAAGCTCAATCAAAACTGCCGGAGCAGAACCGGGTAATGGAGTGA
- a CDS encoding phage minor capsid protein, which translates to MNQEYKEKLSRQIEGQFSDLEMRIMKDIVRRIKMTGEIPSTADWQINRLRILGNSSEDIEKMLKEALDASYPQVFELYDKVINWEYVRNKDIYEQINAQYIPFEENGQIQQLTNALIQQTNTDLQNITQSLGLYLDYGNGRRVLTPLAQVYQGYLDAACLDIVSGAFDYNSVLRRVVTQLTNSGLRQIDYASGYANRVDVAARRAVMTGITQLTGHISDFNAETMGTEYFEVAWHSGARPTHQVWQGKVWSREQLVTVCGLGSVTGLEGINCYHERYPFFPGISERQWSDEWLEAKNLEENTPREFNGKQYTLYEAKQRQRQMETAMRAQREKVQLLQAGDADPGEIMLARAKYQGQLDEYSRFSRKMNLKQERERVYYDMRGRVAPNKAQMNRITKMSSTDNLFEKSKLSRVMGIDTDKIDFGEIDEKSKKSVYNGVKKVFDKFPQLKGHTRRIIYDPNLGAIASSDSLGGVLKLSKRFCDFKQLTKEYERQIKFEWNPKGTTADSIIVHELGHQLDGFLTLKGVLGGQIGRYGTIRTSAAVKREVLQRLGYYDYIRAERTNWRQMGYKGRELNEAVEFSGKEFITKHISEYAYKNEREFFAECFSEYMTSNRPREAAKIFGEVLEEIMEGLK; encoded by the coding sequence ATGAACCAGGAGTATAAAGAAAAGCTTTCCCGGCAGATTGAAGGGCAGTTTTCGGATCTGGAAATGCGGATCATGAAAGACATCGTTCGTCGCATTAAGATGACTGGAGAGATTCCTAGCACAGCAGACTGGCAGATCAACAGGCTTCGGATCCTTGGAAATTCTTCTGAAGATATTGAGAAGATGTTGAAAGAAGCACTGGATGCATCATATCCGCAGGTGTTTGAATTGTATGATAAGGTCATCAACTGGGAATATGTCCGAAACAAGGATATATATGAGCAGATCAATGCACAGTACATACCTTTTGAGGAAAATGGGCAGATTCAGCAGCTTACCAATGCGCTGATCCAGCAGACAAACACAGATCTTCAGAACATCACACAGTCTCTTGGCTTATATCTGGACTATGGTAACGGTCGAAGAGTACTGACGCCGCTGGCGCAGGTCTATCAGGGATATCTGGATGCCGCCTGCCTGGATATAGTATCTGGTGCATTTGATTATAACAGCGTACTCCGGCGAGTAGTAACGCAGCTTACGAACAGCGGCTTGCGTCAGATTGATTATGCTTCTGGATATGCAAATCGGGTGGATGTAGCTGCAAGGCGTGCAGTCATGACCGGGATAACACAGCTGACTGGACATATATCAGATTTTAATGCTGAAACTATGGGGACTGAATATTTTGAAGTGGCTTGGCATTCCGGGGCACGTCCCACGCACCAGGTATGGCAGGGTAAAGTGTGGAGTAGGGAACAGCTTGTGACGGTGTGCGGTCTTGGATCAGTGACTGGACTGGAGGGCATTAACTGTTATCATGAGCGGTATCCTTTCTTTCCCGGAATATCCGAACGTCAGTGGTCTGATGAATGGTTGGAAGCTAAGAACCTGGAGGAGAATACTCCAAGAGAGTTCAACGGGAAACAATATACCTTGTACGAAGCAAAGCAGAGGCAGCGCCAGATGGAAACAGCGATGCGGGCACAGCGAGAGAAAGTACAGCTTTTGCAGGCTGGGGATGCTGACCCGGGCGAGATCATGCTTGCAAGGGCAAAGTACCAAGGACAGTTGGATGAGTATTCCAGATTCAGCCGGAAGATGAATCTCAAACAGGAACGTGAGCGTGTTTACTATGATATGCGGGGAAGAGTTGCTCCAAATAAAGCGCAGATGAATAGGATTACGAAAATGTCTTCAACAGACAATTTGTTTGAGAAGTCCAAATTGTCCAGGGTAATGGGAATTGATACAGATAAAATAGATTTTGGAGAAATAGATGAAAAATCAAAGAAGTCAGTGTACAATGGTGTAAAGAAAGTATTTGATAAATTTCCACAGTTAAAAGGGCATACACGCAGAATAATTTACGATCCGAATTTAGGTGCTATTGCGTCAAGTGACTCCCTTGGCGGTGTTCTGAAGCTTTCGAAAAGGTTTTGCGATTTTAAGCAATTAACAAAAGAGTATGAGCGCCAAATTAAGTTTGAATGGAATCCCAAAGGGACCACGGCAGATAGCATTATCGTGCATGAGTTAGGACATCAACTGGATGGTTTCTTGACGTTAAAGGGGGTTTTAGGAGGACAAATTGGTAGATATGGAACCATTAGAACTAGTGCCGCTGTCAAACGTGAAGTTTTGCAAAGGTTGGGGTATTATGATTATATCAGAGCAGAGAGAACAAATTGGCGACAAATGGGTTATAAGGGGCGAGAGCTTAATGAAGCTGTAGAGTTCTCCGGAAAAGAATTTATTACAAAGCATATATCAGAATACGCCTATAAAAATGAACGAGAGTTTTTTGCAGAATGTTTTTCTGAATATATGACAAGCAATAGACCGAGAGAGGCGGCAAAAATATTCGGAGAAGTATTGGAAGAGATCATGGAGGGATTGAAATGA
- a CDS encoding ribosomal-processing cysteine protease Prp yields MIQVSVRKNSIEMYGHAGHMDLSGVDRVCSAVSALTCTLINALTDLSGDRIRADTGSGMTVIEWEDLTDGGKLLVDAWFLGLVDIDREYNCIEFR; encoded by the coding sequence ATGATCCAGGTGAGTGTTAGGAAAAACAGCATAGAGATGTACGGACATGCAGGGCACATGGACTTGAGCGGAGTTGATCGTGTATGTTCAGCCGTGTCTGCTCTTACTTGTACATTAATCAATGCGCTTACTGATCTGTCTGGCGATCGGATAAGGGCAGACACAGGAAGCGGAATGACTGTAATTGAATGGGAGGATTTGACAGACGGAGGGAAACTGCTGGTAGATGCATGGTTTCTTGGTTTGGTCGATATCGACCGTGAATATAACTGTATAGAATTTCGGTAG
- a CDS encoding phage major capsid protein: protein MNKRRMNLKMFETDASIIDRTGAESLIPEERAREIIQGVVTQSAVLSQGRKLPNMSSRTYRMPVLDMLPLAYFVNGDTGQKKTTKIAWDKKIITAEEIAVIVPIPEAVLDDSEYDIWAEVRPRVEEAFGKVIDGAILFDVNKPDSWRDGIVTTATKATSVVTLGETDDLYDKVMGEDGVIAKVEESGFFVTGHMADITMRAKLRGLKDSTGNPIFKSDMQNETRYSLDGSTMNFPNNGAFDKSKALMISGDFSQLVYSIRQDITFKLFTEGVVQNTDGTIAYNLMQQDMVALRAVMRLGWEIPNPINALKTDKAKRCPFAILKSGS, encoded by the coding sequence ATGAATAAAAGAAGAATGAATTTAAAAATGTTCGAGACAGATGCTTCGATCATCGATCGTACCGGTGCGGAATCTCTGATCCCGGAAGAGAGGGCTAGAGAGATTATTCAGGGCGTGGTAACGCAGTCCGCTGTACTCTCACAGGGACGTAAGCTTCCAAATATGTCCAGCAGGACTTATCGCATGCCGGTTCTGGACATGCTTCCGCTGGCATATTTCGTGAATGGAGATACCGGTCAGAAAAAGACTACAAAAATCGCGTGGGATAAAAAGATTATCACAGCAGAGGAAATAGCGGTTATTGTGCCTATTCCAGAGGCTGTCCTGGACGATTCAGAGTATGATATCTGGGCGGAAGTCAGACCAAGAGTTGAGGAAGCGTTTGGAAAAGTCATTGACGGCGCGATTCTCTTTGATGTAAATAAACCGGATTCTTGGCGAGATGGCATTGTTACGACAGCCACAAAAGCAACCAGCGTAGTGACACTTGGTGAAACAGATGATCTTTATGACAAAGTTATGGGCGAGGATGGTGTAATCGCAAAAGTAGAGGAGTCTGGATTCTTTGTAACAGGACATATGGCAGATATTACTATGCGGGCAAAACTCCGAGGATTAAAAGACAGTACCGGGAACCCGATTTTTAAGTCAGATATGCAGAATGAAACAAGGTATTCCCTGGATGGCTCTACAATGAATTTCCCGAACAATGGTGCTTTCGATAAGTCTAAGGCATTGATGATTTCCGGTGATTTTTCACAGCTGGTATATTCCATCAGACAGGATATTACATTTAAGTTGTTTACCGAGGGCGTTGTCCAGAATACTGATGGGACAATTGCATACAACTTAATGCAGCAGGATATGGTTGCTTTGAGGGCTGTTATGAGACTTGGATGGGAAATCCCTAATCCAATTAATGCTCTGAAGACGGACAAGGCCAAAAGATGTCCGTTTGCGATCCTGAAATCTGGATCATAA
- a CDS encoding head fiber protein, with amino-acid sequence MQIVDAIKNLTIAMKGSGSVEDITTDQIAGAIQYMADNWEAISAGIGGGGEAVSVDTLSGATDTGKSLMKAANQQAAREAIGAGTPYTLPAAKADSLGGVKLASAVNVVSAADATAAGEAYDQTVAQSTVTLANANKAAINVIITNLKTAGIMA; translated from the coding sequence ATGCAGATTGTAGATGCTATTAAAAATCTGACAATTGCAATGAAGGGTAGTGGATCCGTGGAAGATATTACCACGGATCAGATTGCCGGCGCTATTCAGTATATGGCAGATAATTGGGAAGCGATTTCAGCAGGGATAGGCGGTGGCGGAGAAGCTGTGTCGGTAGACACTCTAAGTGGAGCTACAGATACGGGAAAATCACTGATGAAAGCCGCCAACCAGCAAGCGGCCAGGGAAGCGATAGGTGCAGGAACACCGTATACATTACCGGCTGCTAAAGCGGATAGCCTTGGCGGTGTAAAACTGGCGTCAGCAGTAAATGTAGTATCTGCGGCTGACGCTACAGCTGCCGGTGAAGCTTACGATCAGACTGTGGCACAAAGTACAGTAACACTTGCTAATGCAAACAAAGCAGCGATCAATGTAATCATTACAAACCTTAAAACTGCCGGTATTATGGCATAG
- a CDS encoding DUF6751 family protein: MITNADITLYNHYYDKDARLDKWQRTFIRGVHFYVDHKVSVGDNGVNSADVYKIRIPEDAECQNTYISEDEWVSKGCDVLGKWTLQNDDIVVLGECDIDIDRPAELKEAKKRYCKITSWSDNRFGGLPHWRIGGE, translated from the coding sequence ATGATCACCAATGCTGACATCACTTTGTACAACCATTATTACGATAAAGATGCACGTCTGGATAAGTGGCAGCGAACATTTATCCGGGGCGTGCATTTTTATGTGGATCACAAGGTTTCTGTCGGAGATAATGGCGTAAACAGCGCAGATGTGTATAAAATCCGTATTCCGGAGGATGCGGAATGTCAGAATACATATATATCCGAAGATGAATGGGTTTCAAAAGGATGCGATGTGCTTGGGAAATGGACGCTGCAGAACGATGATATTGTAGTGCTGGGTGAATGTGATATAGATATTGATCGTCCGGCAGAGTTAAAAGAAGCGAAAAAGAGATACTGCAAGATCACATCCTGGTCTGACAACCGATTCGGGGGTCTGCCCCATTGGAGGATAGGAGGCGAGTAG
- a CDS encoding DUF6673 family protein, whose amino-acid sequence MSLWKFGKFEREVDFTDADFLANLEDAKKSMNEAMNQVPKVGKTSDIVLAQTECFYIFFDVLFGPGSGEAIFEGKHSLELCIRAAESITEFEHTETERIDSAYKKYYVKNHGNRSQRRQYYKGNQSKEKRR is encoded by the coding sequence GTGAGCCTATGGAAATTTGGAAAATTTGAAAGAGAAGTAGATTTTACAGATGCAGATTTTTTAGCAAATTTGGAAGATGCGAAAAAGAGTATGAATGAGGCAATGAACCAAGTTCCGAAGGTCGGCAAGACTTCAGATATCGTTTTAGCACAGACGGAATGCTTTTATATCTTTTTTGATGTCCTTTTCGGACCTGGATCAGGGGAAGCTATTTTTGAAGGGAAACATAGCCTAGAACTTTGTATCCGCGCTGCAGAATCAATTACAGAGTTTGAACATACAGAAACAGAGAGAATTGATTCAGCTTATAAGAAGTACTATGTGAAAAATCATGGAAACCGCAGCCAAAGGCGCCAGTATTATAAAGGGAACCAAAGCAAGGAAAAGAGGAGATAA
- a CDS encoding Gp15 family bacteriophage protein, producing MFNSLYEKFPEGVWVEGKYHEIETDFREWIRFSELIEDEDVPAQVKYGLMLQWYRDIPENLEKAIMALGDFLSADDLYPNDSGRPQNNRNRQPVFSFQEDAGCIYSAFVECYGIDLQKISYMHWWKFRILFDGLPENTEIKQRIIYRSVDLSEIKDKEERKRIKKIKKEIAIRKKCSKIDDYDIGDVFA from the coding sequence ATGTTTAATTCTTTATATGAAAAGTTTCCGGAAGGCGTTTGGGTTGAAGGAAAATACCATGAGATCGAGACGGACTTTCGGGAATGGATCCGATTTTCAGAATTGATCGAAGATGAGGACGTACCAGCGCAGGTGAAATATGGATTAATGCTTCAATGGTATAGGGATATTCCTGAAAATTTAGAGAAAGCAATAATGGCTTTGGGGGATTTCCTTTCCGCCGATGATCTTTATCCGAATGATAGTGGTAGACCTCAAAATAACAGGAATAGACAGCCGGTATTTTCTTTTCAGGAAGATGCTGGCTGTATTTATTCTGCCTTTGTGGAGTGCTATGGAATCGACCTGCAGAAAATTTCTTATATGCACTGGTGGAAATTTCGGATCTTATTCGATGGCCTCCCGGAAAATACGGAAATAAAACAAAGAATAATCTACCGATCTGTGGATCTTTCGGAGATTAAGGATAAAGAGGAACGAAAGAGGATCAAAAAGATAAAAAAGGAAATCGCGATCCGAAAGAAATGTTCCAAGATAGATGATTATGACATAGGAGATGTTTTTGCATAG
- a CDS encoding tape measure protein has protein sequence MAADGHLNFDTRIDESGFNQGISKLNGLAKSGIATVGKALAGVTAALGAGAVAGVKYNASIEQYQTSFEVMTGSAEKAAQIVKELTKIGAETPFEMTGLADTTQLLMNYGLTADDAIDKMMMLGDISQGNADKMNRIAMAYGQMSSAGKVQLEDIKQMIEAGFNPLQEISETTGESMGSLYDRISKGTISVDEITASMERATSAGGKYYQSMEKQSKTVTGQLSTLKDNAMQLLGSLTSGISGVLGEDILPAVNEMLGSLNDAFESGGFQGFLEELGNAVPAVQGMTDAIGALAEKLQGMSASELSDLGKMALTIGASVPALMLFANGIGTVVTASQGIQQITGGLLSGIKKLPGTFSSLGKSAKSVVPALDEVKTGMMQMGLSIKDNDAAKLMGASMKGGAAQAKTGVAGILSAMKPFASLFISSFGFAAIAGAAVAGLGLLYNTFGSEISQLIFMVQSKGPEVITNFCTGITSALPNLIAQGTTLLNSLMMAITANIPALVAGGISIVSGLVSGIASQLPLLIPTALQMILTLVSALIANAGQLVSAGLNLLTGLVQGLMNALPQLINAAPTIIGNLASAIISNLPKIVTAGIQIITQLAVGVIRAVPQLLGKIPQIISQIKNAFTSVDWGSVGLNIIQGIASGIASAAGALVDAAVSAATNALDWVKSKLGIHSPSTVFRDQVGKMMALGMGQGFQKNIPVKEMDRGIQNALGYLQRNNATMKAEPFISGRNVAYAGNAYFDSRMSKDIQDLIDVSKRFARYANRPLEAYFDVDSRRMAKTTAVPMQQEIDKNNKLKKMLKGER, from the coding sequence GTGGCCGCAGACGGACATTTGAATTTTGACACAAGAATTGATGAGAGTGGATTTAATCAGGGGATCAGTAAATTAAACGGTCTTGCAAAATCCGGTATTGCAACTGTAGGGAAGGCACTGGCCGGTGTGACTGCAGCTCTTGGAGCGGGCGCTGTGGCAGGTGTGAAATATAATGCCAGCATCGAGCAGTATCAGACAAGCTTTGAGGTAATGACTGGAAGCGCGGAAAAGGCAGCGCAAATTGTCAAGGAGCTGACAAAAATTGGAGCGGAAACGCCGTTTGAAATGACAGGGCTTGCGGATACCACCCAGCTTTTAATGAATTATGGTCTGACTGCAGATGATGCAATTGATAAAATGATGATGCTGGGCGACATTTCCCAGGGAAATGCGGATAAAATGAACCGTATTGCGATGGCATATGGTCAGATGAGTTCTGCAGGTAAGGTTCAGCTGGAAGATATTAAACAGATGATTGAGGCTGGATTTAACCCGCTACAGGAGATCAGCGAGACGACTGGAGAGAGCATGGGATCCCTATATGACAGGATTTCCAAAGGCACGATATCCGTTGATGAAATTACCGCATCGATGGAACGAGCCACCAGTGCAGGAGGAAAATACTATCAGTCAATGGAAAAGCAGTCCAAGACAGTTACCGGGCAGTTGTCTACTTTGAAAGACAACGCAATGCAGCTTCTTGGAAGCCTTACGTCAGGAATATCCGGAGTACTTGGAGAAGATATCCTGCCTGCTGTTAATGAGATGCTTGGCAGCTTGAATGATGCTTTTGAATCTGGGGGATTTCAGGGATTCCTTGAGGAACTTGGAAATGCAGTCCCGGCAGTGCAGGGGATGACAGATGCGATAGGTGCGCTGGCTGAAAAACTGCAGGGCATGTCGGCAAGTGAATTATCAGATTTGGGGAAGATGGCCTTGACGATAGGCGCATCGGTTCCGGCTCTGATGTTGTTTGCGAATGGTATTGGCACGGTAGTGACGGCTTCGCAAGGAATCCAGCAGATCACAGGCGGGCTGTTATCTGGAATCAAGAAACTTCCGGGGACTTTTTCCAGTTTAGGAAAAAGTGCAAAGTCAGTGGTTCCGGCTTTGGATGAAGTGAAAACCGGAATGATGCAGATGGGCTTGTCTATAAAAGATAATGATGCTGCTAAATTAATGGGCGCAAGCATGAAAGGCGGAGCGGCACAAGCAAAAACAGGTGTAGCAGGAATCCTTAGTGCTATGAAGCCATTTGCTTCATTATTTATCAGTTCTTTTGGCTTTGCGGCAATTGCAGGGGCAGCAGTAGCAGGCTTAGGACTTCTGTATAATACGTTTGGATCAGAAATATCGCAGCTTATTTTCATGGTGCAGTCCAAAGGCCCGGAAGTCATTACAAATTTTTGCACCGGGATTACTTCTGCACTGCCAAACCTGATCGCACAGGGCACGACTTTACTGAACAGCCTGATGATGGCGATTACGGCCAATATCCCCGCCCTTGTTGCAGGCGGAATATCCATTGTGTCAGGGCTGGTGTCTGGGATAGCTTCACAGCTCCCACTTTTGATTCCGACAGCATTGCAGATGATACTTACTCTGGTATCAGCTCTGATAGCCAATGCAGGGCAGCTGGTGAGTGCGGGGCTGAACCTGCTTACAGGATTGGTGCAGGGATTGATGAATGCACTGCCACAGCTGATTAATGCAGCCCCTACTATCATCGGAAATTTGGCATCGGCAATTATCTCGAATCTGCCGAAAATTGTCACTGCTGGTATACAGATTATTACGCAGCTGGCCGTGGGTGTCATTCGGGCAGTTCCCCAGCTGCTTGGTAAAATCCCACAGATTATTTCCCAAATCAAGAATGCTTTTACAAGTGTAGATTGGGGATCTGTGGGCTTAAATATTATTCAAGGAATTGCTTCCGGTATTGCAAGTGCAGCAGGAGCCTTGGTGGATGCAGCTGTAAGTGCGGCAACGAATGCGCTGGATTGGGTAAAGAGCAAGCTTGGAATCCATTCACCGTCCACTGTGTTCCGTGATCAGGTAGGAAAGATGATGGCACTTGGAATGGGACAGGGCTTTCAGAAAAATATTCCTGTGAAAGAGATGGACAGAGGAATCCAAAATGCATTGGGATATCTGCAAAGGAATAATGCGACGATGAAAGCAGAGCCTTTTATTTCAGGAAGAAATGTGGCTTATGCAGGAAACGCTTATTTTGATTCGAGAATGTCTAAAGATATTCAGGATCTTATCGATGTTTCAAAGAGATTCGCAAGATATGCAAACCGGCCGCTGGAGGCATATTTTGATGTGGACAGCAGACGTATGGCGAAAACCACAGCGGTTCCCATGCAGCAGGAAATAGATAAAAACAACAAGCTGAAAAAAATGCTGAAAGGAGAACGTTAA
- a CDS encoding distal tail protein Dit, whose product MSLSVKYNDVELNQYIHVLKGFTPRMGADWQPQVLENSGKTKGSGFQYTTYKSKSIEMPFSIEGDIETSYDMLEKILNVESPKPLVFSCTPEKMYYAIPSGTLNMEEVSYYGEGTITWIIPDGVAHSAAEKSFTAAENADGILEATIINNGTEEVPVSYNITQNHENGFLGIVSEYGAIQLGKIDEVDAVPAQKSEVLFRCDSADEFLSVFTVGEGIFDKNQNYGRDGTFGSVSLNGRQWLALNSVGTGSSWHGAIAKKDLPADSSGVTGAKNFTCQYTMWFETGKVPQTGAIEVVIGDSVGKQLASMHIVKSSTNSNICSAVFQVGSVEKGRVKYEPGYWSYTAKGGVIKIVKTGERFEFHFNGKKYSYSDSSLKDKEAYSVSVSEIQYSNRGKGNLVTHMYFGYLYFQKDNVEYLKDIPNRYPEDSVVYVDGEAGKVYVDGIPSQQDEVKGSKYFKVPPGETKVQFYYSDFSDPPPTAEARIREAFL is encoded by the coding sequence ATGAGTCTATCAGTGAAATATAATGACGTGGAATTGAATCAATATATTCATGTGCTGAAAGGCTTTACCCCGAGAATGGGTGCTGATTGGCAGCCCCAGGTATTGGAAAATTCAGGGAAGACGAAAGGGTCGGGATTTCAGTATACGACTTATAAAAGCAAGTCTATAGAAATGCCTTTTAGCATCGAAGGGGATATCGAAACCAGTTATGATATGCTGGAAAAGATTTTAAATGTAGAAAGCCCCAAGCCGCTTGTATTTAGTTGCACACCTGAAAAAATGTATTATGCAATTCCCAGTGGAACACTGAATATGGAAGAGGTGTCATATTACGGCGAGGGAACGATCACTTGGATCATTCCTGACGGCGTGGCGCATTCTGCCGCTGAAAAGAGTTTTACCGCCGCCGAGAATGCGGACGGCATCCTGGAAGCGACGATCATCAACAATGGTACCGAGGAAGTCCCGGTCAGCTATAACATCACCCAAAACCATGAGAATGGCTTCCTTGGCATTGTATCCGAATACGGGGCCATCCAGTTGGGTAAGATTGATGAAGTCGATGCAGTTCCAGCACAGAAATCAGAAGTCCTGTTCCGGTGTGATAGTGCAGATGAGTTCCTGTCCGTCTTCACAGTCGGCGAAGGTATCTTTGACAAGAATCAAAATTATGGCAGAGATGGTACTTTTGGGAGTGTATCCCTAAACGGACGTCAGTGGCTTGCCCTGAATAGTGTAGGAACCGGCTCTTCCTGGCATGGGGCGATAGCGAAGAAAGATCTGCCGGCCGATTCCAGCGGAGTGACAGGAGCGAAGAATTTTACCTGTCAATATACCATGTGGTTTGAGACGGGAAAAGTTCCACAGACCGGGGCGATTGAAGTCGTGATTGGAGATAGCGTTGGTAAGCAGCTTGCGTCCATGCACATCGTTAAGAGCTCCACCAATAGCAACATCTGTTCAGCGGTGTTCCAGGTGGGAAGTGTAGAGAAAGGGCGCGTGAAGTATGAACCAGGCTATTGGTCCTACACAGCCAAGGGCGGTGTCATTAAGATAGTCAAAACCGGGGAAAGGTTCGAGTTCCATTTTAATGGGAAAAAGTATTCTTACAGTGATTCCTCGCTGAAAGATAAGGAAGCTTATTCGGTATCTGTTTCAGAGATCCAGTACAGCAACCGTGGAAAAGGGAACCTTGTCACACACATGTACTTTGGATATCTCTACTTCCAGAAAGATAATGTGGAGTATCTTAAAGATATCCCGAACCGGTACCCGGAGGACAGCGTGGTCTATGTTGATGGCGAGGCTGGTAAGGTCTATGTAGACGGCATTCCCAGCCAGCAGGACGAAGTGAAGGGGAGTAAATATTTCAAAGTTCCTCCGGGTGAGACAAAGGTACAGTTTTACTATTCGGATTTTTCGGATCCACCACCGACAGCGGAAGCGAGGATAAGGGAGGCGTTTTTATAG